Proteins encoded by one window of Chryseobacterium foetidum:
- a CDS encoding VOC family protein, with protein MQFRYARHTQKLESLIYFYTSVLNFEILGEFKNHDNYDGVFLGIKGQNWHLEFTQNGEKPNSKFDEDDTLVFYPESNEDYRKILDNLKKFEVPLLQPKNPYWKKNGICFEDCDHYKIIVSDIKIR; from the coding sequence ATGCAGTTCCGATACGCAAGACATACTCAAAAACTTGAAAGTTTAATTTACTTTTATACTTCGGTTTTAAATTTCGAGATACTTGGAGAATTTAAAAATCACGACAATTATGACGGAGTTTTTCTTGGAATAAAAGGACAAAACTGGCATTTGGAATTCACACAAAACGGAGAAAAGCCTAATTCAAAATTTGATGAAGACGATACACTGGTCTTTTATCCTGAGTCAAATGAAGATTATCGCAAAATTCTGGATAATCTTAAAAAATTTGAAGTTCCTCTTTTGCAACCAAAAAATCCTTATTGGAAGAAAAATGGAATTTGTTTTGAAGATTGCGACCATTACAAAATAATTGTATCTGATATTAAAATAAGATAA
- the hemH gene encoding ferrochelatase: protein MSKKGILLVNLGSPRSTSVPDVKEYLDEFLMDEKVIDYRWFFRALLVKGIILNTRPAKSAEAYKTVWTDEGSPLIVITKQLQAKLQKLVDVPVEIGMRYAQPSIEAGIQKLVDQGVTDIVLFPLYPQYAMSTTETVIEKAEEVRKKSFPQIRINYIQPFYNRDIYIDCLAESIKEKLPENFDALQFSYHGVPERHIFKTDPTNTCNLNDCCSRESNPSHQFCYRHQCFDVTNSVIKKLGLPKEKVMVTFQSRLGKDKWMEPYTDETLETVGKKGVKNLAIVCPAFVADCLETLEEISVEGKHQFEHGGGENFHYIPCLNDEDRWVKVVKTLCEEKLNEFYLV, encoded by the coding sequence ATCTCAAAAAAGGGAATTTTATTAGTCAACCTCGGCTCGCCAAGGTCAACATCTGTTCCGGATGTGAAAGAATATCTTGATGAATTTTTGATGGATGAGAAGGTAATTGATTACCGTTGGTTTTTCCGTGCACTTCTGGTAAAAGGAATCATCCTCAATACAAGACCTGCAAAATCTGCCGAGGCTTACAAAACAGTCTGGACAGACGAAGGCTCTCCTTTAATCGTCATCACCAAACAGCTTCAGGCAAAACTTCAGAAATTGGTCGATGTTCCGGTAGAAATCGGAATGAGATATGCTCAACCCAGCATTGAAGCTGGAATTCAGAAACTCGTGGATCAGGGCGTTACAGATATTGTCCTTTTTCCGCTGTATCCGCAATATGCGATGAGTACGACAGAAACCGTAATTGAAAAAGCTGAGGAAGTAAGAAAAAAATCTTTTCCACAGATTAGAATAAATTACATTCAGCCTTTTTATAACAGAGATATTTACATCGACTGTCTTGCAGAAAGCATTAAAGAAAAACTTCCTGAAAATTTCGATGCCTTACAGTTTTCCTATCACGGTGTTCCGGAAAGGCATATTTTTAAGACAGATCCTACCAATACCTGTAATCTAAATGATTGCTGTTCCCGTGAAAGCAATCCGAGTCATCAGTTTTGCTACCGTCATCAGTGTTTTGATGTAACGAATTCGGTTATAAAGAAATTAGGTTTACCTAAAGAAAAAGTGATGGTCACTTTCCAGTCCCGTTTGGGGAAAGACAAATGGATGGAGCCTTATACCGATGAAACATTGGAAACTGTCGGTAAAAAAGGGGTGAAAAACTTAGCAATCGTTTGTCCGGCCTTCGTGGCAGACTGTCTTGAGACTTTAGAAGAAATTTCCGTGGAAGGAAAACATCAGTTTGAGCATGGTGGCGGTGAAAATTTCCATTATATCCCTTGTCTTAATGATGAAGACCGATGGGTGAAAGTGGTAAAAACACTTTGTGAAGAAAAATTAAATGAATTTTATTTGGTTTAA
- a CDS encoding NifU family protein, whose product MHTILIEPTENPKVMKFVADYNLIPGSLELDRDSDISEIPLAQELFNYPFVERIFITANFIAVAKQDTVEWEHVAESLKNVIEDELLANPRIYLQKKKEMYQIYAEMTPNPNVMKFVSSQLLMEGFVEVKSRDGAEGIPLAEAIFREFDFATEVFISDNFVAVTKDHSVEWHQVMMAVRGMIAEYLQNGGVISTIEAQKHENPVEKIINRDYTDDEQKISDILNEYVAPAVENDGGKISLMEYDGSTKTAKMLLQGACSGCPSSTATLKGGIENILKQFVPELVEKVEAVNG is encoded by the coding sequence ATGCATACCATACTTATAGAACCAACCGAAAACCCGAAAGTGATGAAATTTGTAGCCGACTACAATTTGATTCCTGGGTCTTTGGAGTTGGACAGAGATTCAGATATTTCTGAAATTCCTTTGGCACAAGAGCTTTTTAACTATCCTTTTGTGGAAAGAATTTTCATTACAGCCAATTTTATAGCAGTTGCTAAACAGGATACCGTGGAGTGGGAACACGTTGCTGAAAGCCTGAAAAATGTAATCGAAGACGAACTTTTGGCAAATCCAAGAATTTATCTTCAGAAGAAAAAGGAAATGTATCAAATTTATGCTGAAATGACGCCAAATCCTAACGTGATGAAGTTCGTTTCAAGCCAGCTGCTGATGGAAGGTTTCGTAGAAGTAAAATCAAGGGATGGAGCAGAAGGAATTCCTTTGGCAGAAGCTATTTTCAGGGAGTTTGATTTTGCTACAGAAGTTTTTATATCTGATAATTTTGTGGCTGTAACCAAAGATCATTCTGTAGAATGGCATCAGGTAATGATGGCGGTTCGTGGGATGATTGCAGAATACCTTCAAAATGGTGGAGTAATTTCAACCATCGAAGCTCAAAAGCATGAAAACCCTGTAGAGAAGATCATCAACAGAGATTACACCGACGACGAGCAGAAGATTTCTGATATTTTAAATGAATATGTTGCTCCAGCAGTAGAAAATGACGGTGGTAAAATTTCTTTAATGGAATATGACGGCTCAACAAAAACAGCCAAAATGCTTTTACAGGGCGCATGTTCAGGATGTCCAAGCTCAACTGCAACTTTAAAAGGAGGAATTGAAAATATCTTAAAACAGTTCGTGCCTGAACTGGTGGAAAAAGTAGAAGCCGTAAACGGCTAG
- a CDS encoding gamma carbonic anhydrase family protein: MALIKELLGKTPQIGENTFLAETATIIGDVTMGTDCSIWYNAVIRGDVHYIKMGNKVNIQDNVMLHCTYQKHPLNIGNNVSIGHNAIVHGCTIKDNVLIGMGSIVMDNCLVEENSIVGAGSVVTQGTHIKSGEVWGGVPARKLKDINSQLLEGEVNRIADNYVKYSSWYKEE; encoded by the coding sequence ATGGCTTTAATAAAAGAACTTTTAGGAAAAACTCCTCAGATCGGAGAAAATACTTTTCTGGCAGAAACCGCAACCATTATTGGAGATGTTACGATGGGAACTGACTGCAGCATTTGGTATAATGCCGTAATCAGGGGCGATGTTCATTACATCAAAATGGGAAACAAAGTCAACATTCAGGATAACGTGATGTTGCACTGCACGTACCAAAAACATCCTTTAAACATTGGTAACAACGTATCCATCGGTCACAACGCAATTGTTCACGGATGCACCATCAAAGATAACGTTCTTATTGGAATGGGGTCAATCGTAATGGATAATTGTCTGGTGGAAGAAAATTCGATAGTTGGTGCAGGATCTGTGGTAACACAGGGCACGCATATCAAATCCGGAGAAGTTTGGGGCGGCGTTCCGGCCAGGAAATTGAAAGATATCAATTCCCAGCTTTTGGAAGGCGAAGTCAACAGAATCGCAGATAATTATGTGAAGTATTCTTCGTGGTATAAGGAGGAATGA
- a CDS encoding helix-turn-helix domain-containing protein: MKDHFFELIEHTNRSVFLTGKAGTGKTTFLNDFVKRTRKKHIVVAPTGIAAINAGGVTVHSMFGLPLRTFLPTTDRIDTNLANNIFDLQQHFKYRKDKLKLLREVEVIIIDEVSMLRADVLDMMDHSLRFIRRNASPFGGVQMLFIGDLYQLPPVVRDEYVLKMFYNSPFFFDSLAIKQIPLLTIELTKVYRQTDEDFLEILNAIRDGDVANINFEELNKRYDPLFDSGDQPYVYLCSHNKMADDINQEKLQELKHDGTTYEAKLFGEFKENQYPNEQFLDLKIGAQVMFIRNDISGEKKYYNGKLGEISSLDEKEIKVVLEGSEREITVKREVWEQKKYFLDSEKNIKEEVLGSFEQFPIKLAWAVTIHKSQGLTFDKVIIDAGKSFTAGQVYVALSRCRTLEGIVLKSKITPEVIFKDNRILKFQGDTHANDHVETIIHKEKYDYSIKKVLRTLDCHWFLKEVEDWNNRSIVTKSIDHLKAKKLYQELKHDTLNLIKIFEKLDRILNQKITSFISGEEEWTEIESKTKGAVNFFFSETRNKIFDPMKDFYSEIKGAKGLKQYNDDLRNWLEDIEEYLNSLREIHLLETKLLDEKNDKEVTMQIAKVPSQVLTFQLFEQGKTISQIAMERGLVKETVIGHLAKYAENGLLDITRVITSDKIKKFEDEYYKNPHETLNEWKSALPPDFEFNEIRILINHFNFKKGD, encoded by the coding sequence ATGAAAGATCATTTTTTTGAATTAATTGAGCATACCAACAGAAGCGTATTTTTAACAGGAAAAGCAGGAACCGGAAAAACCACCTTCCTGAATGATTTTGTAAAACGCACCCGAAAAAAACACATCGTGGTTGCACCCACAGGCATCGCCGCCATCAATGCCGGCGGAGTTACCGTGCATTCTATGTTCGGCCTTCCGCTGCGGACTTTTTTGCCGACCACCGACAGAATTGATACCAATCTTGCCAATAATATTTTTGATCTTCAACAACATTTCAAATATAGAAAAGATAAATTAAAACTCCTGCGTGAAGTAGAAGTAATCATCATCGATGAGGTGTCGATGCTGAGAGCCGATGTTTTGGATATGATGGATCATTCGCTGCGTTTTATCAGAAGAAACGCCTCGCCTTTCGGAGGTGTGCAGATGCTTTTTATCGGAGATTTATACCAGCTTCCACCAGTGGTGAGAGACGAGTATGTACTGAAAATGTTTTACAACTCGCCGTTTTTCTTCGACAGTTTAGCCATCAAACAGATTCCGTTACTTACCATCGAACTGACAAAGGTTTACAGACAGACCGACGAAGATTTTCTTGAAATTTTGAATGCGATCCGCGACGGCGATGTTGCGAATATTAATTTTGAAGAATTAAATAAAAGATACGATCCGCTTTTTGATTCGGGAGATCAGCCTTATGTTTATCTGTGTTCGCACAACAAAATGGCAGACGACATCAATCAGGAAAAGCTGCAGGAGCTGAAACACGACGGTACAACTTATGAAGCCAAGCTTTTTGGTGAATTTAAAGAAAACCAATATCCGAATGAGCAATTTTTAGATTTAAAAATTGGCGCTCAGGTCATGTTCATCCGAAACGATATTTCAGGTGAAAAAAAATATTACAACGGAAAATTAGGTGAAATTTCTTCTCTGGATGAAAAGGAAATCAAGGTTGTTCTGGAAGGTTCTGAAAGAGAAATTACTGTAAAAAGAGAAGTCTGGGAACAGAAAAAATACTTTCTCGACAGCGAAAAAAATATCAAAGAAGAAGTTCTGGGAAGCTTCGAACAGTTTCCGATAAAACTGGCTTGGGCGGTTACCATTCATAAAAGTCAGGGTTTGACGTTTGACAAAGTGATTATTGATGCCGGAAAAAGTTTTACAGCAGGGCAGGTTTACGTTGCTCTTTCGCGTTGCCGTACTTTGGAAGGAATAGTTTTAAAATCTAAAATTACCCCTGAAGTTATTTTTAAAGATAACAGAATCCTCAAATTTCAGGGAGATACGCACGCCAATGATCATGTGGAAACTATTATTCATAAAGAAAAATACGATTACAGCATCAAAAAAGTACTCAGAACACTCGACTGTCATTGGTTTCTGAAAGAAGTGGAAGACTGGAACAACCGATCCATCGTTACCAAAAGCATAGATCATCTTAAGGCAAAAAAACTGTATCAGGAACTGAAGCATGATACTCTGAACCTCATCAAAATTTTTGAGAAACTTGACCGTATTTTAAACCAAAAAATCACCAGTTTCATTTCAGGTGAAGAAGAATGGACTGAAATTGAAAGCAAAACCAAAGGCGCCGTCAATTTCTTTTTCAGCGAAACACGGAATAAAATTTTTGATCCGATGAAGGATTTTTATTCTGAAATTAAAGGTGCGAAAGGTTTAAAACAATACAACGACGACCTCAGAAACTGGCTCGAAGATATAGAAGAATACCTCAACAGTTTAAGGGAAATTCATTTACTGGAAACCAAACTTTTAGATGAAAAAAATGATAAGGAAGTGACGATGCAGATTGCAAAAGTTCCTTCTCAGGTTTTAACTTTCCAGTTATTCGAGCAGGGAAAAACCATTTCTCAGATTGCCATGGAAAGAGGTTTGGTAAAAGAAACCGTGATCGGTCATCTCGCAAAATATGCAGAAAACGGTCTTTTGGATATTACGAGAGTGATTACTTCAGATAAAATCAAAAAATTTGAAGATGAATATTACAAAAACCCTCACGAAACCCTCAACGAATGGAAATCTGCACTGCCGCCGGATTTTGAGTTTAATGAAATCAGAATTTTGATCAATCATTTTAATTTTAAAAAAGGTGATTAA
- a CDS encoding thioredoxin family protein, translated as MNTPSNMLALGTKAPFFELPNPSKTNEIQSLDDLKGEKGTLVVFMCNHCPFVLHIIDKLNELYEDYNEHGIEFIAINSNNVEKYPDDSPEKMIEFQIDRKFDFPYLYDESQAIAKAYEAACTPDFFFFDHKLDLIYRGQMDDSRPGNNKDITGEDLIIAFENLLSGEPQEEIQRPSMGCNIKWK; from the coding sequence ATGAACACTCCTTCAAATATGTTGGCTCTTGGAACGAAAGCACCGTTTTTTGAACTTCCAAATCCTTCAAAAACCAATGAAATACAATCATTAGATGATTTGAAAGGCGAAAAAGGTACGTTGGTAGTTTTCATGTGCAACCACTGCCCTTTTGTGCTTCACATCATCGACAAGTTAAATGAACTGTACGAAGATTACAATGAACACGGGATCGAATTCATTGCCATCAATTCAAACAACGTAGAAAAATACCCTGATGATTCTCCCGAGAAGATGATTGAATTTCAAATCGACAGAAAATTTGATTTCCCTTATCTGTACGACGAAAGTCAGGCAATTGCCAAAGCTTACGAAGCAGCCTGCACACCTGATTTTTTCTTCTTTGATCACAAGTTAGACTTGATTTACAGAGGACAAATGGATGATTCAAGACCTGGAAACAACAAGGATATTACTGGCGAAGATTTAATTATTGCTTTTGAAAATCTTCTTTCTGGCGAGCCTCAGGAGGAAATTCAAAGACCGAGCATGGGTTGTAATATAAAATGGAAGTAG
- a CDS encoding TetR/AcrR family transcriptional regulator, whose translation MGLHERRQREKESIRANILQAAFTLAKTDGWASLSIRKIADAIEYSAPVVYDHFENKEAILYEISVNGFHCLQIDLEKAKRKHETPEDQLTAIVDAYWNFAFKNKEYYQLMFGLGMQCSGKGMMKEEFSSFQDMLYDCTFEIISKKGSNPDNACHSSHALFSAVHGLISIMMMRNDDIPSTMNKTTLDETVSAFIKSL comes from the coding sequence ATGGGTTTACATGAACGTCGTCAAAGAGAAAAGGAATCTATCCGTGCAAATATTTTGCAGGCTGCATTCACTTTGGCTAAAACTGACGGTTGGGCATCCCTTTCAATCCGTAAAATAGCAGATGCCATTGAATACAGTGCTCCGGTGGTGTATGATCATTTTGAAAACAAGGAAGCTATTTTATATGAAATTTCCGTTAACGGATTTCACTGTCTTCAGATTGATCTTGAAAAAGCAAAACGAAAGCACGAAACTCCTGAAGATCAGTTAACAGCAATTGTGGATGCGTATTGGAATTTTGCATTTAAAAATAAAGAATACTATCAACTAATGTTCGGATTGGGAATGCAGTGCAGCGGAAAAGGAATGATGAAGGAAGAGTTTTCGTCTTTTCAGGATATGCTCTACGATTGTACTTTTGAGATCATCAGTAAGAAAGGTTCAAATCCTGATAATGCCTGTCACTCGTCGCACGCTTTGTTTTCTGCGGTTCACGGATTGATCTCCATTATGATGATGAGAAATGACGATATTCCTTCAACAATGAACAAAACTACTTTGGACGAAACAGTTTCGGCTTTTATCAAATCTCTGTAA
- a CDS encoding efflux RND transporter periplasmic adaptor subunit → MKTTAKAKLIVLLAGILFLQSCTKAAEASNTLPPAPALPVYTVTSAPATTYQEFPTALEGKNNVEIRSQVDGYLDKIYVEEGAYVRAGQALFKIDSRAYGEQMNMANANLQVANANIQKAKVEVDRLQPLVAAKVVSDVQLRTAKANYAAAVAAGSQAKASVGGARINVGFTTITAPVSGYIGRIPFKKGSLISRTDVNPLTMLSDISEIYAYFSLSELDFIGFQKKYPGATLNEKLKNMPMVELVIADNSTYPEKGKMSIVDGQFDKTTGAISVRAVFPNANGALRTGNTGRVRMPQLFANTLVIPQESTFEIQDKVYVYVVGKDKKVTSKPITISGKTENYYFISEGLAAGDKIVYTGIGALKDGVTIQPKAISSDSLLKAKPL, encoded by the coding sequence ATGAAAACAACTGCAAAAGCAAAATTAATAGTACTTCTGGCAGGTATCCTGTTTTTACAGAGTTGCACAAAAGCGGCAGAAGCCAGCAACACTCTTCCACCAGCTCCTGCATTGCCCGTATATACCGTAACCTCTGCGCCTGCCACTACTTATCAGGAATTTCCAACTGCACTGGAAGGAAAAAATAACGTCGAAATTAGATCTCAGGTTGACGGATATTTAGATAAAATTTATGTGGAAGAAGGTGCTTACGTGAGAGCCGGACAGGCATTATTCAAAATAGATTCGAGAGCTTACGGTGAGCAGATGAATATGGCAAACGCCAATTTACAGGTTGCCAACGCCAATATTCAAAAAGCAAAAGTGGAAGTGGACAGACTTCAGCCATTAGTCGCTGCAAAGGTAGTTTCTGATGTACAGCTGAGAACTGCAAAAGCAAATTACGCCGCAGCCGTTGCCGCTGGTTCTCAGGCGAAAGCTTCAGTTGGCGGAGCAAGAATTAATGTCGGATTTACAACCATTACAGCTCCCGTTAGCGGTTACATCGGAAGAATTCCTTTCAAAAAAGGGAGTTTAATTTCAAGAACAGATGTTAATCCGTTGACGATGTTATCAGACATCAGCGAAATTTATGCGTACTTTTCTTTAAGTGAACTGGATTTTATCGGTTTCCAAAAGAAATATCCGGGAGCAACTTTAAATGAAAAGCTTAAAAATATGCCGATGGTAGAATTGGTGATCGCCGACAACAGTACGTATCCTGAAAAAGGAAAAATGAGTATTGTTGACGGACAGTTCGACAAAACCACAGGAGCAATCAGCGTTCGTGCCGTTTTCCCCAATGCCAACGGAGCGTTGAGAACGGGAAATACAGGTAGGGTTCGTATGCCGCAATTATTCGCCAACACGCTTGTTATTCCTCAGGAATCAACCTTTGAAATACAGGATAAAGTCTACGTTTATGTAGTTGGAAAAGATAAAAAAGTAACCTCAAAACCGATCACAATTTCAGGGAAAACAGAGAACTATTACTTTATTTCTGAAGGACTTGCTGCAGGTGACAAAATCGTTTACACAGGAATTGGAGCGTTGAAAGATGGTGTTACGATTCAGCCAAAAGCGATTTCTTCTGACAGTTTACTTAAAGCAAAACCATTGTAA
- a CDS encoding efflux RND transporter permease subunit, giving the protein MLKKFIDRPVLSTVISIILLLLGAMSVFNLPITLFPDIAPPSVQVTAFYPGANAEVVARSVAVPIEEAVNGVENMTYMTSNSSNDGSMTLSVFFKQGSDPDNAAVNVQNRVSKAMSQLPQEVVQAGISTQKVQNSMIMFMGLSSNDPKQYDELFLQNYLKINVIPQIQRVPGVAQAQVFGTRDYSMRLWLKPDRLAANNLSPQEVLAAVKDHNLEAAPGRLGQGSKETYEYILKYKGKLNKNADYENIAIKSNSDGSFLRLKDVARVEFGSYTYTAANRMDGKPVAGFAILQTAGSNANEILTAIEKQIEEMKTTLPKGVEPIIMYNSKDFLDASIHQVVETLVIAFILVFIVVYIFLQDFRSTLIPAIAVPVAIVGTFFFLQLFGFSINMLTLFALVLAIGIVVDDAIVVVEAVHSKMEQTGMPVEQATTNSMSEISGAIISITLVMCAVFIPVGFMQGPAGVFYRQFAFTLVIAILISAINALTLSPALCALLLNDPQGEHGEHGQKKGFGAKFFNAFNKSFNNMTKKYIYSLKFLIKNKWVAVTGLALITAGSIFLINKAPTGFIPTEDQGFVLYAVNTPPGSSLDRTHRATEQIDKIINGEKAKNHLWVADGMNFISNSNASPYAAGFIKLKDFEDRGEVKDPDQIAAGLTGKVAQVKDANAFFFNFPTVQGFGNVSGFEFMLQDKTNGSFEQLGNNTQAFIGELMKRPEIAFAFTTYAAGNPQYTIDVDTDKANQLGVSVTELMQTMQIYYGSSFVSDFNRFGKYYRVMAQADIDYRNDADSMEGIFVKNKTGEMVPVKTLVTLKRTFGPETVSRNNLFNAVTINGTPKPGYSTGDAIKAVEEVAQKSLPRGYGYEWTGITREEIKTGGQTAFVFMLSILFVYFLLAAQYESYILPFAVILTIPTGIFGVFAFTGLAGIDNNIYVQVGLIMLVGLLAKNAILIVEFAVQRRKAGKTLIESALQASRLRLRPILMTSFAFIIGMLPLVWTQGAAAKGNHSIGISTVGGMFTGVVFGIFIIPVMYVIFQYLHEKMPSRKQKRLQRQKLEEELLASAH; this is encoded by the coding sequence ATGTTAAAAAAATTTATAGATCGACCTGTACTTTCTACGGTGATCTCCATCATATTATTGCTGTTGGGAGCGATGTCGGTTTTCAACCTTCCGATCACGCTGTTTCCCGACATTGCGCCGCCCAGCGTTCAGGTGACGGCATTTTATCCGGGAGCAAATGCTGAAGTTGTTGCCCGTTCCGTGGCTGTTCCTATCGAAGAAGCCGTAAACGGTGTTGAGAACATGACGTACATGACCTCAAATTCAAGTAACGACGGCTCGATGACTTTGAGCGTGTTTTTTAAACAGGGTTCAGATCCGGATAACGCAGCCGTAAACGTTCAAAACCGTGTTTCGAAAGCGATGAGCCAGCTTCCGCAGGAGGTTGTGCAGGCAGGAATTTCAACTCAGAAAGTTCAGAACAGTATGATTATGTTTATGGGACTTTCAAGTAATGACCCAAAACAATACGATGAACTTTTCCTTCAAAACTATCTGAAAATCAATGTAATTCCACAAATCCAACGTGTTCCGGGAGTTGCTCAGGCACAGGTTTTCGGAACGAGAGATTATTCGATGAGACTTTGGCTGAAACCGGATCGTTTGGCAGCCAACAATCTTTCTCCGCAGGAAGTTTTAGCGGCAGTAAAAGATCATAATCTTGAAGCCGCACCGGGACGTTTGGGACAGGGAAGCAAGGAAACTTACGAATACATTTTAAAGTATAAAGGTAAATTAAACAAAAATGCAGACTATGAAAACATCGCGATCAAATCCAACAGTGACGGTTCGTTTTTAAGATTGAAAGATGTTGCGAGAGTAGAATTCGGTTCCTACACATACACCGCAGCCAACAGAATGGACGGGAAGCCGGTCGCAGGATTTGCAATTCTACAGACTGCAGGTTCAAATGCGAATGAAATTTTAACCGCTATTGAAAAGCAGATTGAAGAAATGAAAACTACCTTGCCTAAAGGAGTTGAACCCATCATAATGTACAATTCAAAAGACTTTTTGGATGCGTCGATTCATCAGGTTGTGGAAACTTTAGTGATTGCGTTTATTTTGGTATTTATTGTAGTATATATTTTCCTTCAAGATTTCAGATCTACATTAATCCCTGCGATCGCCGTTCCTGTAGCGATTGTCGGTACGTTTTTCTTCCTGCAGCTGTTTGGTTTCAGCATCAACATGTTGACTTTATTTGCATTGGTTTTAGCCATCGGAATTGTGGTGGATGACGCGATTGTCGTCGTGGAAGCCGTCCATTCTAAAATGGAACAGACGGGAATGCCGGTTGAACAGGCAACTACCAACTCGATGAGCGAAATTTCCGGAGCGATCATATCGATTACTTTGGTGATGTGTGCGGTGTTTATTCCGGTTGGTTTCATGCAGGGTCCGGCGGGAGTTTTCTACAGACAATTTGCCTTTACTTTGGTGATTGCAATTTTGATTTCAGCAATTAATGCATTGACTTTAAGTCCGGCCTTATGTGCTTTATTATTGAATGATCCTCAGGGAGAACATGGCGAACATGGTCAGAAAAAAGGTTTTGGAGCGAAGTTTTTCAATGCTTTCAACAAAAGTTTCAACAACATGACCAAAAAATACATTTACAGCCTTAAATTTTTAATTAAAAATAAATGGGTTGCCGTTACTGGTTTAGCGTTGATCACAGCTGGAAGTATTTTCTTAATCAACAAAGCTCCGACCGGATTTATTCCTACTGAAGATCAGGGATTTGTGTTGTATGCAGTGAATACGCCTCCTGGAAGTTCATTGGACAGAACGCACAGAGCTACTGAACAAATTGATAAGATCATCAACGGCGAAAAAGCTAAAAACCATCTTTGGGTTGCTGACGGAATGAACTTTATCAGCAATTCCAATGCTTCTCCTTATGCTGCAGGTTTCATTAAACTGAAAGATTTTGAAGACCGTGGCGAAGTGAAAGATCCTGATCAAATTGCAGCAGGTTTGACAGGGAAAGTGGCGCAGGTAAAAGATGCCAACGCATTTTTCTTCAACTTCCCAACGGTACAGGGTTTTGGTAACGTTTCAGGATTTGAATTTATGTTGCAGGATAAAACCAACGGGTCTTTTGAACAGTTGGGAAACAATACTCAGGCTTTCATTGGAGAATTGATGAAGCGTCCTGAAATTGCTTTTGCCTTCACAACATACGCAGCCGGAAATCCTCAATACACCATTGATGTAGATACCGATAAAGCCAATCAGCTCGGAGTTTCCGTAACTGAATTGATGCAGACGATGCAGATTTATTACGGAAGCAGCTTCGTTTCAGATTTCAACAGATTCGGAAAATATTACAGAGTGATGGCTCAGGCAGATATTGATTACCGTAACGATGCGGATTCCATGGAAGGAATTTTTGTTAAAAACAAAACAGGCGAAATGGTTCCTGTAAAGACTTTGGTGACATTAAAAAGAACTTTCGGGCCAGAAACGGTTTCAAGAAACAACTTATTCAATGCTGTAACAATTAACGGAACTCCAAAACCTGGTTACAGTACCGGAGATGCCATCAAAGCGGTAGAGGAAGTTGCCCAAAAATCACTTCCAAGAGGTTATGGTTACGAATGGACAGGAATTACCCGTGAAGAAATCAAAACCGGTGGACAAACTGCTTTTGTTTTTATGTTAAGTATTTTGTTCGTTTATTTCCTGTTGGCAGCTCAGTACGAAAGTTACATTCTTCCGTTTGCAGTTATTTTAACCATTCCTACAGGGATTTTCGGAGTATTTGCTTTCACAGGATTGGCTGGAATTGATAATAATATTTACGTTCAGGTCGGATTGATTATGCTTGTCGGATTGTTGGCGAAAAATGCGATTCTTATTGTCGAGTTTGCCGTTCAGCGAAGAAAAGCAGGAAAAACATTGATTGAATCTGCACTTCAGGCTTCAAGATTACGTTTAAGACCAATCTTAATGACCTCATTCGCCTTCATTATCGGTATGCTTCCATTAGTTTGGACGCAAGGTGCGGCCGCAAAAGGAAATCACTCCATCGGAATCAGTACTGTTGGTGGAATGTTTACAGGAGTAGTTTTCGGGATTTTTATCATTCCGGTAATGTATGTGATCTTCCAGTATTTACATGAAAAAATGCCAAGCAGAAAACAAAAAAGACTTCAAAGACAAAAACTGGAGGAAGAACTTTTAGCATCAGCACATTAA